A genomic segment from Pleurodeles waltl isolate 20211129_DDA chromosome 9, aPleWal1.hap1.20221129, whole genome shotgun sequence encodes:
- the ERH gene encoding enhancer of rudimentary homolog, with amino-acid sequence MSHTILLVQPTKRPEGRTYADYESVNECMEGVCKMYEEHLKRMNPNSPSITYDISQLFDFIDDLADLSCLVYRADTQTYQPYNKDWIKEKIYVLLRRQAQQAGK; translated from the exons TCTCACACAATTCTGCTCGTTCAGCCCACCAAGAGGCCAGAAGGAAGAACATATGCAGATTATGAATCTGTCAATGAGTGCATGGAAG GGGTCTGCAAAATGTATGAAGAGCATCTGAAGAGAATGAACCCCAACAGTCCTTCCATAACCTATGACATCAGTCAACTGTTCGACTTCATTGATGACCTGGCTGATCTCAGCTGCCTTGT GTACCGTGCGGACACCCAGACGTACCAACCATACAACAAAGACTGGATCAAAGAGAAGATCTACGTGCTTCTGCGCAGACAGGCCCAACAGGCGGGCAAATGA